The following is a genomic window from Hemibagrus wyckioides isolate EC202008001 linkage group LG22, SWU_Hwy_1.0, whole genome shotgun sequence.
GAACCTGCGGCTCGAGCTCACGCTGTCACTCTCGTGCCCTCTCCCTCGtctttacaccactgcaccTATATGCTAATGCAGTGGAGCTCTAGTGTAATTATGCTGTGTGCTCACGCGCAGGGCGAGACAACAAATTGCTACAAACTATAAAAATTCATATTCTACTTAAAGATGGTGTCTTAAAGGAACAAAAAGAGAAATTTAATTATTGAgttaatcatttaataattttGATGGATTAAATACTTATCGTGTCAGATGTTTTATCGTACAAACGATTTACCAGTTAGCATTCTATAtaaacttcattattattattattattattattattattattattattattattattattcagatatAATAGGCtagtgcaataataataataataataataataataataataataataataataataataataatactaataataatgtgttGCTGTGTTTCTTATTGATTTTATGTTTCTTCCAAGCATATACtttattcaattattatattaaaattcaAGGATGTGGAGCACACTTCCTATTCTGCTTCCTGTACCCTGAACTTCGAGcctcattttttccccagactCTACGGAATCAAATGCGCAAAGTGCAACATCGGTTTCAGCAAGAACGACTTTGTGATGCGCGCTCGCGCTAAGGTGTATCACGTGGAGTGTTTCCGGTGCGTGGCGTGCAGCAGGCAGTTGATCCCGGGCGATGAGTTTGCTCTGCGGGAGGACGGCCTATTTTGCCGAGCCGATCACGACGTGGTGGAGAGAGCCAGCATGGCGCCCGGGGAGCCGCTCAGCCCCCTGCACCCGGCCCGGCCCTTACAGATGGCAGGTAAActtatttatttcagctttaagGCGTGCAGCATGACATGACTTCCAGCGAATAATGTTTCTTACTTCACTCTTGCAATGCACGAACTTGAGGAGTATGTGTCTTTCAGTTTAGACTTTTGTCTTTACTTTTTACTTAAACGCGTTGTGGAAGTTAAGTAATAGGTGGTTTAGTGCGTCAATTTTGGCCAAAATTCTTCCGGCAACTTTTCTAGACATGCCAGagctttatattatattattgttttacTTGATCTTAGTTGCTTGGTTGAATCTTGAAGCACAGACTGACTGTTCATAATGCACGaggtattttctttttgttgtttaatcttttaaataaaaaggctTGAAATCATACTTCAGCTTCATTTTGAGTTTTTAAATAGATTATCCTTAATAAACTATCCTACTTATATATTGACTGAACTATTGATAAAGCAAATAGCCTATTATTTAGATCAATATGAATAGTTATTGTGTTCTGAGAATTATTGGAGGATAACGGAACTTTgtcatggaaaaataaattgatGATTATCATATCAGCCCGCAAATGAAAAGGGTACTAAACTAACAGGCTGTTGTCAGTGGTTTGTCAACATTGCACGTTTCATTTTTCCTACAGTTTGAGTGCTATTGAATTCGGCTATTCATGCATGAAAGTGATATTCTTCCGCTGGTCCACAGCCAACCATGCGATTAAAAAACTGCAGGCTTGTGTATATTATTTAGGGAAAAAATGCATGATTTAAACGAATTTACAGATGTTTGAAATCGCTAAATATTTAGACATGCATGTTAATAAAAACTTTAGATGCATTAAATCCCACCTAGCTGGTTGCAGTTGAATTTCGCCTATATTtagtaaataatatttatattctgGTAGATTTATTTGGACATAAATTCAGGGCAATTTTCCCAGAGCACAGTCTACACAGGTTTATTCCACTTCTCCAAAGTCCTCCAGATACAGTAAGCGGCtgcatttgtttacactgacaGTTTTGTTGTGCCCGACATGTCCAGTGTATTACTGAATGCATTAAAAGCTGAATGTCATGAATGTGTTTGCTAGCAAGGTTATGTTTGCAGAAATGATGCAGTAAAccatttgattgattgacaggtGATATGTGGCGATATAAGCCTTTAGATTTTAAATTGTTTAGACAAGTAAGTAGTTTACATAGTGATTCTAAAAGTGTAATGTGAAAGTTTAAACATGTGTATATGCTTGTTTAATCATGTCTCATAAATGTGACGCATTGGTCCACGGGAGCGCATGAAATGCACTATAGCCAAAAACCAAAACTGCGAGCAAAGATTGACATACCAGCCAAAATAATTGGGcataaattttaaaatttaatttcacaaaattTCAGTAGGGAAGGAAGCAGGACTTTCTGATCTGCGCACGGATCAGTTCTGGATAAATATAATTGACAAACAGTAAACTAACAACAGAATTTTGTTCACACGCGTAAAATGTAGACACTATGGCCTGTTTGAACAATGTTTTCACATTCTTAATAGCTTCAATATTATCGTTTGGACATTTCTCATCTATTTTGGCATATTGTGTTTATATGCAGCTTGTTTATCACAAAAATATATGTCGCATTTACATTAATTAACCCTGTTAGTCTAATTCCCCGTCTTGCGATCCTTGGATGAGGAAGCTCTCATCTgtcatatttacagaaattaaaACTACCTGTCATATTTATTGACCTAATTGCATTTTGgcgtctgtttgtgtgtgtgtgtgtgtttttttgtagcAGAGCCAATCTCGGCGCGGCAGCCTGCGTTGCGCCCGCACGTGCACAAGCAGCCAGAGAAGACGACGCGCGTGCGCACGGTGCTTAACGAGAAGCAGCTGCACACTTTGCGCACGTGCTACAACGCGAACCCGCGGCCCGACGCGCTCATGAAGGAGCAGCTCGTGGAGATGACGGGCCTGAGCCCGCGGGTCATCCGTGTCTGGTTTCAGAACAAGCGCTGCAAAGACAAGAAGCGCAGTATTTTGATGAAGCAGCTCCAGCAGCAGCAAACCAACGACAAGACGGTGAGTGCGAAtgctcaaaacaaaacaaaacaaaacaaaacaaaaccctgtCACGTGAATCTTTCAGGATGTAGATGCAAGCTTGAATGTGCATGCGCAGTAATTGACACTGCACGCCTTTTCTTTACTAAAAATGCTGTCTTTTTGTGCTTTCTGCAGAACATCCAAGGAATGACGGGAACTCCAATGGTTGCCACCAGTCCAGAGAGACACGACGGCGGATTACAGGCGAACCCTGTGGAAGTGCAGACTTATCAGCCACCCTGGAAGGTCCTTAGCGATTTTGCACTGCAGAGCGACATCGACCAACCGGCTTTTCAGCAACTGGTGAGAGCGCGTAATTTCCGTGCGTAAAAGCGCAGCTTTGACAACTATAGACACAATTTgcagacacaacaacaacaacaacaacaacaacaacaataataataataataataataataataataataataataataataatagctttgTTTATTCTAGGTGAATTTTTCTGAAGGAGGACCAGGCTCGAATTCAACAGGGAGTGAAGTAGCGTCCATGTCCTCGCAACTGCCAGATACACCAAACAGCATGGTGGCCAGTCCCATCGAGGCTTAGACGATTCGGATTAATCTTCCTTTCCACAATCGGAGGCAAAAACGAGGGTCGTCGAGTCCCTGTTTCACCGAGGCTACACCCCCGAATAACACCGACAGACCTCCAATTCCGTTGGGCTTCTCTATCCAAACAAGCCCATGGTCGCGTTTATACACTGTGATGACAATCGTGGGAACGAAAAGGCGCTCTAGCGAAAAGACACTTCCCGAGAAGACGAGCGTTACCGGAAGTCGCTAACATCCGGCGGAAGTAGACCGACACCGGGTCCGAAATGTCAAAATGTCCTTTCCTCCGACTTTTAGGCCTGCATTACGCAGGGACAGGTGGAACTGGTCGGCTATATTTTTTTGCCAAACAACCCAAGGCGTTTttgatatatattattttttggaCAAATCAGCCTCATAGGAAAATGTGACCTAAGAGGACTCTATATCCGTACAGCGCAGCATGAGCGGCCCAAACAAACTGCTGACTCGTCAATCGGTTTCTCTAAAACAACATGAACTGAGATTTATTCACTGAACATTGAAAGTGTGAGGACGGCCTGGCAGCCGAGTCTAACCGCTTTTATTAGGCCTAccgctttttcttttctttttttttttcttatatggTATCATAAAAAGCCCAAGTAGGCTACTAAAGCATTGCAACAAGGTATACCTCTATTCGACCACAAGCTGCGTGGGAAATTTACGTGTATGTGTCCGTccgagattattattattattattattattattattattattattattattatttcccaaAGATGTGTATAGTTTTAAGTTAATATGTCGGGTCATACAGCggagatctttttttttgtttgttcctatattacaaaaataatttattatttattgtccaaCGACCTGCCACTTTTGTGTACTATCTTTAATTGCTGAAGtaaaaaagaggaaaattaCACTGTCGACTCCGAATGATCTATATCGGACTTTATGTGTCCTGtcgttctgactgaaaaataaatgatgtatCGAGCAACGCCATATGTAGATCTTCAGGAATATTTGAACAATAAAAGTTTGACGTACGAAGTAAATTCAACGCGTCGGGCACATTTtggaaactttttctttttaaatgtcagatttttatattcacttttttaatttaaacactATTAAAATTTGGTTATAGGGTGGGATAGTTATTAAGTCAACCAAAGCTCAAGTAGAAGTATAAGGAGCGAGAGCAAATtgcgttttattttatttttcctgaatGAAATCTTATCGGACAAGCTGCCGTATTAACAATATTTAACTCATCACTCTCTAAACCTTAAACATGAACACCTTTATACATTGCTCATATTAATTATTAGTTGCAGGATATAATAAGATTAATTAGTATGGACTGAAGTTTCCCCAAAGCATTGGTATTAAATCTTCATCACCTTGAAAACACTCTTTTCCTATTCCTTTTTTTGGAAAACTGGGCCGTGATCTACAGAACATTAGATTTTGCT
Proteins encoded in this region:
- the isl1a gene encoding insulin gene enhancer protein isl-1 isoform X2; the encoded protein is MRWSSDTHSHVHTHPHTHTARTLISISGSFTPRSRSLIFSPETTGTTGLRSGFKVDLTPPYFLDMGDMGDPPKKKRLVSLCVGCGNQIHDQYILRVAPDLEWHAACLKCAECNQYLDESCTCFVRDGKTYCKRDYIRLYGIKCAKCNIGFSKNDFVMRARAKVYHVECFRCVACSRQLIPGDEFALREDGLFCRADHDVVERASMAPGEPLSPLHPARPLQMAEPISARQPALRPHVHKQPEKTTRVRTVLNEKQLHTLRTCYNANPRPDALMKEQLVEMTGLSPRVIRVWFQNKRCKDKKRSILMKQLQQQQTNDKTNIQGMTGTPMVATSPERHDGGLQANPVEVQTYQPPWKVLSDFALQSDIDQPAFQQLVNFSEGGPGSNSTGSEVASMSSQLPDTPNSMVASPIEA
- the isl1a gene encoding insulin gene enhancer protein isl-1 isoform X1, which gives rise to MRWSSDTHSHVHTHPHTHTARTLISISGSFTPRSRSLIFSPETTGTTGLRSGFKVDLTPPYFLDMGDMGDPPKKKRLVSLCVGCGNQIHDQYILRVAPDLEWHAACLKCAECNQYLDESCTCFVRDGKTYCKRDYIRLYGIKCAKCNIGFSKNDFVMRARAKVYHVECFRCVACSRQLIPGDEFALREDGLFCRADHDVVERASMAPGEPLSPLHPARPLQMAAEPISARQPALRPHVHKQPEKTTRVRTVLNEKQLHTLRTCYNANPRPDALMKEQLVEMTGLSPRVIRVWFQNKRCKDKKRSILMKQLQQQQTNDKTNIQGMTGTPMVATSPERHDGGLQANPVEVQTYQPPWKVLSDFALQSDIDQPAFQQLVNFSEGGPGSNSTGSEVASMSSQLPDTPNSMVASPIEA